GCCGGATTGGCCACCTGCACTCCATCCGGGGCCACCAACACGCCCTGGATATGGGTAATCTCCTCTGGCCCTCGATTCTCGATAGGGATTTCTGCACCAGAGCGTAACCGTATGTCGATGGTTGTGGTGGGAGCAGCAACATAGAAGGGGATGGTATTCTCCTTGGCTAGAACTGCCAGAGTATAGGTACCTATTTTATTGGCTACATCCCCATTAGCGGCAATCCTGTCAGCGCCTACTATGACGCAGCTTACGTCTCCTCTGCTCATGAAATGGCCTGCCATAGAGTCGGTGATGAGGGTAACCGAGATATCCTCATGCATTAGCTCCCAGACAGTGAGGCGTGCCCCCTGAAGAAGGGGGCGGGTCTCAGTAGCGATAACATTGATTCTTTTCCCTTGTGCTTTTGCCGCCTTGATTACGCCGAGTGCTGTGCCATATCCTGCTGTAGCCAGTGCACCTGCATTACAGTGCGTTAGGATAGTGAATCCATCGCCTATGATTTCGGCGCCGAACCGAGAGATTTGCCTT
The nucleotide sequence above comes from Chloroflexota bacterium. Encoded proteins:
- the mtnA gene encoding S-methyl-5-thioribose-1-phosphate isomerase, whose protein sequence is IKGMKVRGAPMIGVTAAYGIALGAQAIEANSKNRFLAELRHITEVLASTRPTAVNLFRAIERMTAAAQVQKDITSMKAALIAEAKKIHTGEKQATRQISRFGAEIIGDGFTILTHCNAGALATAGYGTALGVIKAAKAQGKRINVIATETRPLLQGARLTVWELMHEDISVTLITDSMAGHFMSRGDVSCVIVGADRIAANGDVANKIGTYTLAVLAKENTIPFYVAAPTTTIDIRLRSGAEIPIENRGPEEITHIQGVLVAPDGVQVANPAFDVTPHRYVSAIITEKGIVKKPYQVSLSKLFGN